In a genomic window of Trichoderma atroviride chromosome 4, complete sequence:
- a CDS encoding uncharacterized protein (EggNog:ENOG41~TransMembrane:10 (o44-66i78-97o109-127i139-162o198-218i277-296o316-340i360-378o384-405i417-438o)) codes for MELEKSTNATSSVLNSNTSVTDQRWSNSDKNPINWANSKKYQTIGLISFQAFISPLASSIMAPGLPEIAKKYDIKSDTVLALTLTIYLLAWALGPLVFAPLSEMYGRRWVINISSVIFTAFSIACIFARSTGELIAFRFLAGIGASTPISIAGAVIANLFILQERAPASAIYSLGLLIRPPTRPIMGGYLTQTVGVRYGFVLTAALGAAALILCVFFLPETDHALIQSNDGSQRRRLPTFWKKETIGEREGISASPMGPRAREAALRPLVLLTRSPICLIMSFYGALVYGFLNMFFTTFPTIFGGIYGFQPGPTGLTYIGGGLGELCATALGGWVGNTVYHNLTKKNGDIPKPEFRMPGMLLGSIAVPIGLFWFGWTAQTHQHWMLPIIGSSIFGFGMMSILLPLQLYFIDAFKYSAAALAAAALARSLLAFAIPLFAPQMIDAMGLGGNIFIPWRTEHRNRNPAASMGVFSGGEDSSEK; via the exons atggaaCTGGAGAAATCTACCAACGCGACTTCATCGGTATTGAACTCGAATACTAGTGTTACTGATCAAAGATGGAGCAACTCGGACAAAAATCCCATAAACTGGGCCAATTCCAAGAAATATCAAACGATAGGATTAATCTCCTTCCAAGCATTCATCTC GCCTCTTGCGAGCTCCATTATGGCACCCGGTTTACCAGAAATCGCCAAGAAATACGACATCAAGTCCGATACAGTTTTGGCTCTGACTCTGACCATATATCTTCTGGCGTGGGCACTTGGGCCACTCGTCTTTGCCCCGTTGTCCGAGATGTATGGGCGGAGGTGGGTGATCAACATCTCGAGCGTCATATTCACCGCGTTTAGTATTGCGTGCATCTTCGCTAGGTCAACGGGAGAACTAATCGCTTTTCGATTCTTGGCTGGAATTGGAGCATCGACACCAATATCAATTGCCGGTGCGGTGATAGCCAATCTCTTCATCCTGCAAGAACGAGCTCCAGCCAGCGCTATATATAGCCTAGGCTTGCTCATTAGGCCTCCGACTAGACCTATCATGGGAGGATACCTGACTCAGACGGTTGGGGTTCGCTATGGCTTCGTCTTAACGGCCGCTCTcggtgctgctgcattgATCCTCTGCGTGTTCTTTCTCCCCGAGACGGATCATGCACTCATTCAGTCCAATGATGGCTcacagagaagaagattgccaacgttctggaaaaaagaaacgattGGCGAAAGAGAGGGCATTTCTGCCTCACCGATGGGCCCTAGAGCTAGAGAAGCAGCTCTACGTCCTTTGGTACTTCTTACAAGAAGCCCCATTTGCCTTATCATGAGTTTCTATGGAGCACT TGTTTATGGCTTTCTAAACATGTTTTTCACAACTTTTCCAACAATATTTGGCGGCATATATGGATTCCAGCCTGGCCCAACTGGCTTGACGTACATAGGAGGAGGACTTGGTGAATTATGTGCCACGGCTCTGGGTGGATGGGTAGGAAACACAGTCTACCACAAT TTGACAAAGAAGAATGGCGATATCCCCAAGCCGGAATTCCGAATGCCGGGAATGCTCCTCGGCTCCATCGCCGTCCCCATTGGACTCTTCTGGTTCGGCTGGACAGCACAGACGCACCAGCACTGGATGCTTCCCATTATCGGTTCGTCCATCTTCGGATTTGGCATGATGTCCATTCTTTTGCCGCTGCAGCTCTACTTTATCGACGCCTTCAAGTATTCCGCGGCTGCTCTGGCAGCTGCcgcgctcgctcgctcgctcctCGCATTCGCAATACCCCTTTTCGCCCCACAAATGATTGATGCCATGGGACTGGGGGGGAACATATTCATTCCTTGGCGGACTGAGCATCGCAATAGGAATCCCGCTGCCTCTATGGGTGTATTTTCAGGGGGAGAAGATTCGAGCGAGAAGTGA
- a CDS encoding uncharacterized protein (EggNog:ENOG41~TransMembrane:9 (i37-55o67-85i97-120o156-176i235-254o274-298i318-336o342-363i375-396o)) → MKMSSSFSRSSRPLASSIMAPGLPEIAKKYDIKSDTVLALTLTIYLLAWALGPLVFAPLSEMYGRRWVINISSVIFTAFSIACIFARSTGELIAFRFLAGIGASTPISIAGAVIANLFILQERAPASAIYSLGLLIRPPTRPIMGGYLTQTVGVRYGFVLTAALGAAALILCVFFLPETDHALIQSNDGSQRRRLPTFWKKETIGEREGISASPMGPRAREAALRPLVLLTRSPICLIMSFYGALVYGFLNMFFTTFPTIFGGIYGFQPGPTGLTYIGGGLGELCATALGGWVGNTVYHNLTKKNGDIPKPEFRMPGMLLGSIAVPIGLFWFGWTAQTHQHWMLPIIGSSIFGFGMMSILLPLQLYFIDAFKYSAAALAAAALARSLLAFAIPLFAPQMIDAMGLGGNIFIPWRTEHRNRNPAASMGVFSGGEDSSEK, encoded by the exons ATGAAAATGAGTTCATCCTTCTCACGTTCGTCTAGGCCTCTTGCGAGCTCCATTATGGCACCCGGTTTACCAGAAATCGCCAAGAAATACGACATCAAGTCCGATACAGTTTTGGCTCTGACTCTGACCATATATCTTCTGGCGTGGGCACTTGGGCCACTCGTCTTTGCCCCGTTGTCCGAGATGTATGGGCGGAGGTGGGTGATCAACATCTCGAGCGTCATATTCACCGCGTTTAGTATTGCGTGCATCTTCGCTAGGTCAACGGGAGAACTAATCGCTTTTCGATTCTTGGCTGGAATTGGAGCATCGACACCAATATCAATTGCCGGTGCGGTGATAGCCAATCTCTTCATCCTGCAAGAACGAGCTCCAGCCAGCGCTATATATAGCCTAGGCTTGCTCATTAGGCCTCCGACTAGACCTATCATGGGAGGATACCTGACTCAGACGGTTGGGGTTCGCTATGGCTTCGTCTTAACGGCCGCTCTcggtgctgctgcattgATCCTCTGCGTGTTCTTTCTCCCCGAGACGGATCATGCACTCATTCAGTCCAATGATGGCTcacagagaagaagattgccaacgttctggaaaaaagaaacgattGGCGAAAGAGAGGGCATTTCTGCCTCACCGATGGGCCCTAGAGCTAGAGAAGCAGCTCTACGTCCTTTGGTACTTCTTACAAGAAGCCCCATTTGCCTTATCATGAGTTTCTATGGAGCACT TGTTTATGGCTTTCTAAACATGTTTTTCACAACTTTTCCAACAATATTTGGCGGCATATATGGATTCCAGCCTGGCCCAACTGGCTTGACGTACATAGGAGGAGGACTTGGTGAATTATGTGCCACGGCTCTGGGTGGATGGGTAGGAAACACAGTCTACCACAAT TTGACAAAGAAGAATGGCGATATCCCCAAGCCGGAATTCCGAATGCCGGGAATGCTCCTCGGCTCCATCGCCGTCCCCATTGGACTCTTCTGGTTCGGCTGGACAGCACAGACGCACCAGCACTGGATGCTTCCCATTATCGGTTCGTCCATCTTCGGATTTGGCATGATGTCCATTCTTTTGCCGCTGCAGCTCTACTTTATCGACGCCTTCAAGTATTCCGCGGCTGCTCTGGCAGCTGCcgcgctcgctcgctcgctcctCGCATTCGCAATACCCCTTTTCGCCCCACAAATGATTGATGCCATGGGACTGGGGGGGAACATATTCATTCCTTGGCGGACTGAGCATCGCAATAGGAATCCCGCTGCCTCTATGGGTGTATTTTCAGGGGGAGAAGATTCGAGCGAGAAGTGA
- a CDS encoding uncharacterized protein (EggNog:ENOG41), with the protein MRPGSQRVHGCKTCKRRKIKCDNKQPHCSQCIRLKQPCPGTTQGLIFIHSVDEAQPQQELARRDQWHQQTNQVGIPASINSSVYNAVSRMALEIASYHFCPWTLHPWTMTIPQLSLSADFQSIMLLPFQAVMAAFSALPSNDASLRAVAYRYYASGLERHQAQFHRLVPWQKHQHPVSLLNLLLMSMALLEFEMMAPLGMDSWLSHAHGALSLLEQAGPQGCQVSPFFEIFWQLRFLMSYIALSTRKTSLLGTRDWMEIPFLHRGKTEFDRVIDTLLLLDTKLIKGDDWDTKTGEPEKSSKNLSGSYSAESASASSNQIAGSEQIIRLLINLRELVSAHQADSPARQIALSTAILEDSKLLMSKPFLPFNVSLQVIAAVNLVVQYAPDSVQRQDAAQLYADWHGRLLLLA; encoded by the exons ATGAGACCGGGTTCTCAGAGAGTCCATGGGTGCAAGACATGCAAACGAAGGAAGATAAAA TGTGATAACAAGCAACCGCACTGTTCCCAGTGCATACGGCTCAAACAGCCATGTCCTGGAACTACGCAAGGCCTTATTTTTATCCATAGTGTAGATG AGGCACAGCCCCAGCAGGAACTTGCTCGCCGcgatcaatggcatcaa CAAACGAACCAAGTAGGTATTCCGGCCAGTATCAACAGCAGTGTATATAATGCGGTGTCGCGTATGGCACTTGAGATTGCATCATATCATTTTTGCCCTTGGACACTTCACCCTTGGACCATGACGATACCACAGCTCTCGCTGTCGGCAGATTTCCAGTCCATCATGCTGCTTCCATTCCAAGCCGTGATGGCAGCTTTTTCAGCTCTTCCAAGCAACGATGCGTCGCTAAGAGCTGTAGCCTACCGGTATTATGCAAGCGGCTTGGAGCGCCACCAGGCTCAGTTTCATCGGCTTGTTCCGTGGCAGAAGCACCAGCATCCAGTATCTCTTTTAAACCTCCTTCTTATGTCCATGGCGCTATTAGAATTTGAGATGATGGCACCCCTCGGTATGGACTCCTGGCTTTCCCATGCCCATGGCGCCCTCAGCCTCCTAGAGCAAGCTGGGCCCCAAGGCTGCCAGGTATCGCCATTCTTTGAGATATTTTGGCAGCTGCGCTTTCTCATG TCGTACATTGCGCTATCTACTCGCAAGACGTCACTCCTTGGGACTCGAGATTGGATGGAGATACCCTTTCTCCATCGTGGCAAAACTGAATTCGACCGTGTCATTGATACACTTCTTTTACTAGATACAAAATTGATAAAAGGAGATGATTGGGACACCAAAACAGGCGAACCggaaaaaagcagcaaaaacTTGAGTGGCAGTTACAGCGCGGAATCCgcatctgcttcttcaaaccAAATTGCTGGCTCTGAGCAGATAATTCGTCTTCTCATAAACTTACGAGAGCTTGTATCTGCACACCAAGCCGATAGTCCTGCGAGACAGATCGCTCTATCGACAGCTATCCTCGAAGATTCGAAGCTCTTAATGAGCAAGCCCTTTTTACCGTTTAACGTGTCATTGCAAGTCATAGCTGCAGTGAATTTAGTGGTTCAATACGCGCCTGACTCTGTACAAAGACAAGACGCAGCGCAGCTGTATGCTGACTGGCATGGACGTCTTTTGTTATTGGCGTGA
- a CDS encoding uncharacterized protein (TransMembrane:8 (i56-78o90-115i136-153o173-201i222-240o252-270i309-326o408-430i)) has product MGYEEYESYERQTERSRWTPLTRMLLSGEMTQEKQQELTNREKFDRWMINEGYRRVFVFVFILAHALIFAFACVHYGLKDSLATARSIFGFTFVIARASALVLHVDVGIILFPVCRTLISLLRQTPLNGVIQFDKNITFHITTAWSIVFFSWAHTIAHWNNFAQVAIKNNLGVYGWLLANFASGPGWTGYIMLIALMGMVFTSIEKPRRANYERFWYTHHMFIIFFIFWAIHGAFCMIQPDVAPFCTSIGPSAIGVFWQYWMYGGFIYLAERIAREIRGHHKTYISKVIQHPSNVCEIQIKKENTKTRAGQYIFFCCPAVSLWQYHPFTLTSAPEEDYISIHMRCVGDFTKEVSAILGCEWDKKGSSSKVVGVSGDENTDPALKRVLPRVYIDGPFGSASEDVFKYEVAVLVGAGIGVTPFASILKSIWYRMNYPQQKTRLRKVYFFWICRDFGSFEWFRSLLLAVEAQDVDNRIEIHTYLTAKIKADDATNIMINDANADKDAITGLRSPTNFGRPNWDMIFRGIRKLHTPAEAGVFFCGPKGLGSSLHVYCNKYTDPEFSFVWGKENF; this is encoded by the exons ATGGGATACGAAGAGTATGAGAGCTATGAGCGCCAGACGGAGCGGTCCAGATGGACGCCCCTGACGCGGATGCTGCTCTCTGGAGAGATGAcacaggagaagcagcaggagctGACGAACCGGGAGAAATTCGATCGATGGATGATTAACGAGGGTTACCGAAGAGT gttcgtcttcgtctttaTTCTCGCCCACGCCCTGATTTTCGCCTTTGCTTGCGTTCACTACGGCCTCAAAGACAGCTTGGCGACGGCTCGAagcatctttggcttcacATTCGTCATTGCGCGAGCCTCTGCGCTGGTCCTCCACGTCGACGTCggcatcatcctcttccccGTCTGCAGAACCCTCATCTCGCTGCTCCGACAGACTCCCCTCAACGGCGTTATCCAATTCGACAAGAACATCACCTTCCACATCACGACGGCCTGGTCgattgtcttcttctcctgggcCCACACCATTGCTCACTGGAACAACTTTGCGCAGGTGGCCATCAAGAACAACCTGGGAGTCTATGGCTGGCTGCTTGCCAACTTCGCCTCTGGCCCCGGCTGGACGGGATACATCATGTTGATTGCGCTCATGGGCATGGTCTTCACCTCGATCGAGAAGCCTCGACGAGCCAACTACGAGCGATTCTGGTACACCCACCACatgttcatcatcttcttcatcttctgggcCATCCACGGAGCCTTCTGCATGATTCAGCCTGACGTGGCGCCGTTTTGCACCAGCATTGGGCCCTCGGCTATTGGTGTGTTTTGGCAGTACTGGATGTACGGAGGATTCATCTACCTGGCGGAGAGAATCGCGCGAGAGATCCGCGGACACCACAAGACGTACATTTCAAAGgtcatccagcaccccagcaACGTCTGCGAGATCCagatcaagaaggagaacACCAAGACGCGAGCCGGCCAGtacatcttcttctgctgcccGGCCGTGTCTCTCTGGCAGTACCACCCGTTTACCCTGACGAGCGCCCCCGAGGAGGACTACATCTCCATCCACATGCGCTGCGTGGGTGACTTTACCAAGGAGGTCTCGGCCATTCTGGGCTGCGAGTGGGACAAGAAGGGCAGCTCGAGCAAGGTCGTTGGCGTTTCCGGCGACGAAAACACCGACCCAGCCCTGAAGCGCGTCCTGCCCCGAGTCTACATCGACGGCCCCTTCGGATCAGCCTCCGAGGACGTCTTCAAGTACGAAGTGGCGgtcctcgtcggcgccggcatTGGCGTCACCCCTTTTGCCTCGATCCTCAAGTCCATCTGGTACCGCATGAACTACCCGCAGCAGAAGACGCGCCTGCGCAAGGTCTACTTCTTCTGGATCTGCCGAGACTTTGGATCCTTTGAGTGGTTCcgctcgctgctgctggccgtcgAGGCGCAGGACGTGGACAACCGCATCGAGATCCACACGTACCTGAcggccaagatcaaggcGGACGATGCCACAAACATCATGATCAACGACGCAAACGCCGACAAGGATGCCATTACGGGCCTGAGGAGTCCCACCAACTTTGGCCGTCCCAACTGGGACATGATTTTCCGAGGCATCCGGAAGCTGCACACGCCTGCTGAGGCGGGTGTGTTCTTCTGTGGACCCAAGGGATTGGGAAGTTCGTTGCACGTTTACTGCAACAAGTATACGGACCCTGA GTTTTCATTCGTCTGGGGCAAGGAAAACTTCTAA